The following proteins come from a genomic window of Ferviditalea candida:
- a CDS encoding ornithine--oxo-acid transaminase translates to MNHSMQLIRKTEQYGVQNYLPLPVVISKAKGVWVEDPEGNRYLDMLSAYSALNHGHCHPKIIGALKKQADQVTLTSRAFHNGQLALFYEKLSAYAGKQKILPMNTGAEAVETAVKAIRRWAYRRKGIPDNQAEIIVCEGNFHGRTVTVTSFSSSEAYKDGFGPFTPGFKLIPYGDIEALKSAIGPNTAAFLVEPIQGEAGIIMPPAGYLKAARELCSRHRVLLAADEIQTGFGRTGKRFACDWEDVTPDIYILGKALGGGVYPISAVAGDREVMDVFDPGSHGSTFGGNPLACAVALAALEVIEEEQLEQRSHELGSYFLGKLQTLKNPQIQDIRGRGLFIGIELSVPARPFCEKLMRSGLLCKETHENTIRFAPPLTIDRQELDWAFEQIRNVLQTDSNIPRTLPSPNLPWG, encoded by the coding sequence ATGAACCATTCGATGCAATTAATCAGAAAAACTGAGCAGTACGGGGTTCAGAACTATCTGCCCCTTCCCGTCGTCATTTCCAAGGCGAAGGGCGTATGGGTCGAGGATCCCGAGGGCAACCGTTACTTGGATATGCTGAGCGCTTATTCCGCTCTCAACCACGGACACTGCCATCCGAAAATTATCGGCGCGCTGAAGAAACAGGCCGATCAAGTGACGCTTACATCAAGAGCGTTTCACAACGGGCAGCTCGCCCTGTTTTATGAAAAATTGTCCGCCTATGCCGGTAAGCAAAAAATCCTTCCGATGAACACAGGGGCGGAAGCGGTGGAAACCGCCGTCAAAGCAATCCGCCGTTGGGCTTACAGGCGCAAGGGAATTCCCGACAACCAGGCCGAGATCATCGTCTGCGAGGGGAATTTCCACGGCAGAACGGTCACCGTCACCTCCTTCTCCTCAAGCGAAGCCTACAAGGACGGGTTCGGCCCTTTCACTCCGGGCTTCAAGCTGATTCCCTATGGAGATATCGAGGCGCTGAAGTCCGCTATCGGACCGAATACCGCAGCCTTTTTGGTGGAGCCCATACAAGGGGAAGCCGGCATTATTATGCCGCCTGCGGGCTATCTGAAGGCCGCAAGGGAGCTGTGCAGCCGGCATCGGGTGCTGTTGGCCGCGGACGAAATCCAGACCGGCTTCGGACGCACCGGCAAACGCTTCGCCTGCGACTGGGAGGATGTCACTCCCGATATCTATATTCTCGGAAAAGCGTTGGGCGGGGGCGTGTACCCAATCTCCGCGGTCGCCGGCGACCGCGAAGTCATGGATGTGTTCGATCCGGGCTCGCACGGCTCCACCTTCGGCGGCAATCCGCTGGCCTGCGCGGTGGCCTTGGCGGCGCTGGAAGTCATCGAGGAGGAACAGCTGGAACAGCGCTCGCATGAGCTGGGTTCCTATTTTCTCGGAAAGCTGCAAACCCTCAAAAACCCGCAAATCCAAGACATTCGCGGACGAGGACTGTTCATCGGAATCGAGCTTTCCGTACCGGCAAGACCTTTTTGCGAAAAACTGATGCGTTCCGGGCTTCTATGCAAGGAAACGCACGAAAATACGATCCGCTTCGCTCCCCCGCTGACCATTGACCGGCAGGAGCTCGATTGGGCGTTTGAACAAATCAGGAATGTCCTTCAAACAGACTCGAATATTCCCCGTACCCTTCCTTCTCCAAATCTTCCTTGGGGATAA
- the msrB gene encoding peptide-methionine (R)-S-oxide reductase MsrB — MRKDGQSEKHQPATFAGGCFWCMVTPFEELPGIVKVVSGYTGGHLENPTYEEVCSETTGHAEAVQITFNPRIFPYEKLLEIYWQQIDPTDEGGQFHDRGSSYRTAIFYHNEEQRIKAEESKRRLSASGRFAKPIVTEILPAQAFYPAEEYHQDYHKKNPLRYKMYRKGSGRDEFIEQNWKHRVDQQELQSKLTEMQYKVTQQNGTEPPFHNEFWNHKEEGIYVDIVSGEPLFSSLDKYDSGCGWPSFTKPLHQGAVKEKADLSHFMIRTEVRSKRADSHLGHVFDDGPAPGGLRYCINSAALRFIPKEDLEKEGYGEYSSLFEGHS, encoded by the coding sequence ATGCGCAAAGACGGACAATCGGAAAAACATCAGCCGGCGACCTTCGCGGGAGGCTGCTTCTGGTGCATGGTCACCCCGTTTGAGGAGCTGCCGGGGATCGTGAAAGTGGTGTCGGGCTATACCGGCGGCCATCTGGAAAATCCGACCTATGAAGAGGTATGCTCTGAAACGACAGGACATGCGGAAGCGGTGCAGATCACATTTAATCCCCGGATATTTCCATATGAGAAGCTGCTGGAGATTTACTGGCAGCAGATCGATCCTACGGATGAAGGCGGCCAGTTTCATGACCGGGGATCGTCCTACCGCACGGCGATTTTCTATCACAATGAAGAACAGCGGATCAAGGCGGAGGAATCGAAGCGGAGGCTGTCCGCAAGCGGCCGGTTTGCCAAGCCAATCGTTACGGAAATCCTGCCGGCGCAGGCTTTCTACCCGGCAGAGGAATACCATCAGGATTACCATAAAAAGAACCCGTTGAGATATAAGATGTACCGCAAAGGCTCGGGCCGGGACGAATTTATTGAACAAAATTGGAAGCACCGGGTCGATCAGCAGGAATTGCAAAGCAAGCTGACGGAGATGCAGTACAAAGTGACCCAGCAGAACGGGACCGAACCCCCGTTTCATAACGAGTTCTGGAATCATAAAGAAGAAGGCATTTATGTGGATATCGTATCCGGAGAGCCTTTGTTCAGTTCGCTGGATAAATATGATTCCGGCTGCGGCTGGCCCAGCTTCACGAAACCGCTGCATCAGGGGGCGGTGAAGGAAAAGGCCGATTTGAGCCACTTCATGATTCGCACCGAGGTCCGCAGCAAAAGGGCCGATTCCCATTTGGGCCATGTTTTTGATGACGGGCCGGCCCCCGGAGGACTCCGATACTGCATCAACTCCGCGGCGCTCAGATTTATCCCCAAGGAAGATTTGGAGAAGGAAGGGTACGGGGAATATTCGAGTCTGTTTGAAGGACATTCCTGA
- a CDS encoding aminopeptidase produces the protein MRTFAESQEKYAELIVKVGANIQAGQQVIVESNVANADFARLVVKTAYKAGARDVHVEWTDDEMKLIKLLHAPDDDVFKEYPLWKAKGYEEMAEAGAALIQLYAPNPDLLKDADPERVANDNKARLTAMRTFRKYVMNDKISWTIAAVPTVSWAAKVTGEAESAKSMERMWELIFKLTRIDAEEPIDAWKEHIRQLKRREAVLNEARFKKLHYRAPGTDLTIELPEKHIWMCAESRNEQGVPFVPNLPTEEVFTLPAREGVNGMVASTKPLNYNGALIENFSLSFKQGRIVDFHAEKGYETLKKLIETDDGAHYLGEVALVPHDSPISNTNLIFFNTLFDENASCHLAIGRAYPPTLEGGSKMSDDELEKHGANQSLVHVDFMIGAKNLEIDGINADGSIVPVFRNGNWAFGG, from the coding sequence TTGAGAACGTTCGCGGAAAGCCAGGAAAAATATGCGGAATTGATCGTCAAAGTCGGCGCAAACATCCAAGCCGGCCAACAAGTCATTGTCGAATCGAATGTGGCAAACGCCGATTTTGCCAGGCTTGTGGTGAAAACGGCTTACAAGGCCGGAGCCAGGGATGTCCATGTGGAGTGGACGGATGATGAGATGAAGCTGATTAAGCTTCTGCATGCTCCGGATGATGACGTATTCAAGGAATACCCGTTGTGGAAGGCCAAAGGCTATGAGGAAATGGCGGAGGCCGGGGCAGCGCTCATCCAGCTTTATGCTCCCAACCCCGATCTGTTGAAGGACGCGGATCCGGAAAGGGTTGCCAATGACAATAAAGCCAGATTGACGGCAATGCGAACCTTCAGGAAATATGTGATGAACGACAAGATCAGCTGGACGATCGCTGCCGTACCTACCGTATCCTGGGCCGCAAAGGTTACGGGGGAAGCGGAATCGGCGAAAAGCATGGAACGCATGTGGGAATTGATCTTCAAGCTGACCCGGATCGATGCCGAAGAGCCGATTGATGCCTGGAAGGAGCATATACGCCAATTGAAGCGGAGAGAAGCCGTCCTGAATGAAGCCAGATTCAAAAAGCTACACTATCGCGCGCCCGGCACCGATTTGACAATCGAGCTTCCGGAGAAGCACATCTGGATGTGCGCGGAAAGCCGCAATGAACAGGGGGTCCCCTTCGTCCCCAATCTTCCGACCGAGGAAGTGTTCACCCTGCCTGCCAGAGAAGGCGTCAACGGTATGGTTGCCAGCACCAAACCGCTGAATTACAACGGCGCCCTGATTGAAAACTTCAGCCTCTCCTTCAAACAAGGGAGAATCGTTGATTTTCACGCGGAAAAGGGTTACGAAACCCTGAAAAAATTGATCGAAACCGACGACGGCGCGCATTATCTCGGGGAAGTCGCCCTGGTTCCCCATGACTCGCCCATATCCAACACCAATCTGATCTTCTTCAACACGCTGTTCGACGAGAACGCATCCTGTCATCTGGCGATCGGCAGAGCCTACCCCCCAACGCTGGAAGGCGGCTCGAAAATGAGCGATGACGAACTGGAAAAGCATGGAGCCAACCAAAGTCTGGTCCATGTCGACTTCATGATCGGCGCCAAGAATCTGGAGATTGACGGCATCAATGCCGACGGCTCCATTGTGCCTGTCTTCAGAAACGGCAATTGGGCGTTCGGCGGTTGA